In one Ornithinimicrobium pratense genomic region, the following are encoded:
- a CDS encoding sodium:solute symporter family protein, with product MSNTQLWTLIFVVITFSFYIWIAYRSRVSDTAGFYVAGGGIPAPANGAAIAADWMSAASFISMAGLIAFSQNGYAGSVFLMGWTGGYVLLAMLLAPYLRKFGKYTVPEFVGDRYNETARLVAVVCALVVSFVYVAGQMSGVGVVFQRFLGVDSTWGVVIGMAIVFTYAVLGGMKGITWTQAAQYTVLIIAYLIPAVAISLQLAGNPLPQIGFGAILDDLDGLQRDLGLEAYTEAFTQTSMMNMILITAALMFGTAGLPHVIVRFYTARSVRAARYSALWALFFISLLYTVAPAVGAFSKYNVLSTIPGTGVDETPAWFDSWMEVGLIEVNDLNANGIIDVAGVGLGPGTELIINNDIVVLATPEIAGLPAPIVGLVAAGGLAAALSTASGLLLVISSSVANDIYYTRINPQASEARQLVVGRIAMGAAILIAGYLGINPPGFVAEVVALAFGLAAASFFPILFLGIFWKKATAVAAAAGMTVGIVFTLGYQLWTLPTFFGNDLILDIPATGVGTIGMILNLLTILIVSQFTPKPSELMQKVVEDVRYPGRSELVVAHAEGTLHDGGAGLPVDGAGAHPADPSEGRDSGPER from the coding sequence ATGAGCAACACGCAGCTGTGGACGTTGATCTTCGTCGTCATCACCTTCTCCTTCTACATCTGGATCGCCTACCGCAGCCGGGTCTCCGACACGGCCGGCTTCTACGTCGCGGGCGGTGGCATCCCGGCACCCGCCAACGGCGCGGCGATTGCCGCGGACTGGATGAGCGCGGCCTCGTTCATCTCGATGGCCGGCCTCATCGCCTTCAGCCAGAACGGCTACGCCGGCTCGGTCTTCCTCATGGGATGGACCGGTGGCTACGTGCTGCTGGCCATGCTCCTGGCGCCCTACCTGCGCAAGTTCGGCAAGTACACCGTCCCGGAGTTCGTCGGCGACCGCTACAACGAGACCGCCCGCCTCGTCGCGGTCGTCTGCGCCCTCGTCGTCTCCTTCGTCTACGTCGCCGGCCAGATGTCCGGCGTCGGCGTGGTCTTCCAGCGCTTCCTGGGCGTGGACTCGACCTGGGGCGTGGTCATCGGCATGGCGATCGTCTTCACCTACGCCGTGCTCGGCGGGATGAAGGGCATCACCTGGACCCAGGCGGCGCAGTACACCGTGCTGATCATCGCCTACCTGATCCCGGCGGTCGCGATCTCGCTGCAGCTGGCGGGTAACCCGCTGCCGCAGATCGGTTTCGGCGCCATCCTGGACGACCTGGACGGCCTGCAGCGCGACCTGGGCCTCGAGGCCTACACCGAGGCCTTCACCCAGACCTCGATGATGAACATGATCCTCATCACGGCGGCGCTGATGTTCGGCACCGCCGGGCTGCCCCACGTCATCGTGCGGTTCTACACGGCCCGGTCGGTGCGGGCGGCACGCTACTCCGCGCTGTGGGCGCTGTTCTTCATCTCCCTGCTCTACACCGTGGCCCCGGCGGTCGGTGCCTTCAGCAAGTACAACGTGCTGAGCACGATTCCCGGCACCGGGGTGGACGAGACACCTGCCTGGTTCGACAGCTGGATGGAGGTCGGCCTGATCGAGGTCAACGACCTCAACGCCAACGGCATCATCGACGTCGCCGGAGTCGGGCTCGGGCCGGGCACGGAGCTGATCATCAACAACGACATCGTGGTGCTCGCCACGCCTGAGATCGCCGGCCTGCCGGCCCCGATCGTGGGCCTGGTCGCCGCGGGTGGTCTGGCGGCGGCCCTGTCCACGGCCTCGGGTCTGCTGCTGGTCATCTCCAGCTCGGTGGCCAACGACATCTACTACACGCGGATCAACCCGCAGGCCAGCGAGGCCCGGCAGCTCGTCGTCGGCCGGATCGCGATGGGTGCGGCCATCCTCATCGCCGGCTACCTGGGCATCAACCCGCCCGGGTTCGTGGCCGAGGTGGTCGCCTTGGCCTTCGGGCTGGCTGCGGCCAGCTTCTTCCCGATCCTGTTCCTGGGGATCTTCTGGAAGAAGGCCACGGCTGTCGCAGCAGCGGCTGGTATGACGGTCGGCATCGTCTTCACGCTGGGTTACCAGCTGTGGACGCTGCCCACCTTCTTCGGCAATGACCTCATCCTCGACATCCCGGCCACGGGTGTCGGCACGATCGGGATGATCCTGAACCTGCTGACGATCCTCATCGTCAGCCAGTTCACCCCGAAGCCGAGCGAGCTGATGCAGAAGGTCGTCGAGGACGTCCGCTACCCCGGCCGCTCCGAGCTGGTGGTCGCCCACGCCGAGGGCACCCTGCACGACGGCGGGGCCGGTCTGCCGGTGGACGGTGCAGGCGCGCACCCGGCCGACCCATCCGAGGGTCGCGACTCGGGACCGGAGCGCTGA
- a CDS encoding DUF4212 domain-containing protein encodes MLDVEQRQRYWKRNLRLMSILLVIWALVSFGAGILFVEPLNNISLFGIPLGFWFAQQGSIITFLILIAIYVWRMDKLDAEFGITEYEQEVHHG; translated from the coding sequence ATGCTCGACGTCGAACAGCGACAACGGTATTGGAAACGCAATCTGCGGCTGATGTCCATTCTCCTGGTGATCTGGGCCCTGGTGTCCTTCGGTGCCGGGATCCTCTTCGTGGAACCGCTCAACAACATCTCTCTCTTCGGGATCCCGCTCGGCTTCTGGTTCGCCCAGCAGGGTTCGATCATCACCTTCCTCATCCTCATCGCGATCTACGTCTGGCGGATGGACAAGCTCGATGCCGAGTTCGGCATCACCGAGTATGAGCAGGAGGTGCACCACGGATGA
- a CDS encoding alpha-amylase family protein, whose amino-acid sequence MRITDTSDLWWKSAVVYCLDIETFLDANGDGIGDIQGLTQRVDYLAELGITCLWLMPFYPSPDRDDGYDVKDYLGVDERLGDLGRVVELVRLAHDRGIRVVADLVVNHTSDQHPWFKASRQDADPEKNPYRDYYIWRSEDPGDTSDEVVFPDAEDSIWTQDDKTGEWYLHHFYRHQPDLNLDNPAVVEELLRAVGFWLQVGFDGFRVDGVPFFGQIGEKEGPDTAVDPHAFTRALRDFLNRRKGDAVLLGEVNLPYAEQLAFFGGESADELHMQFDFIGMQATYLSLARGDASPLVTALQERPVLHRSSQWATFLRNHDELTLDKLTEQERQEVFAAFGPEEGMQVYGRGLKRRLPPMFQGDPRRIRMAYSLLFSLPGTPTLYFGEEIGMGEDLEAPDRMAVRTPMQWSATKNGGFSSAPPSRLVQRVVPDGFGPEHVNVQDQLHDPDSLLSWMRRLIEIRRACPELGWGELTILQHDAGPGVLAHRLSLDGSAIVTLHNLGQDPVTVTVPVEGFGDDPQVVDLMTHEVVDSAGARAQSSLEGYGLRWLRVRSAGDLAVP is encoded by the coding sequence ATGCGGATCACCGACACCAGCGACCTGTGGTGGAAGAGCGCCGTCGTCTACTGCCTGGACATCGAGACCTTCCTGGACGCGAACGGGGACGGGATCGGTGACATCCAGGGCCTGACCCAGCGCGTCGACTACCTCGCCGAGCTGGGGATCACCTGCCTGTGGCTGATGCCCTTCTACCCCAGCCCGGACCGGGACGACGGGTATGACGTCAAGGACTACCTTGGCGTCGATGAGCGGCTCGGCGACCTGGGCCGGGTGGTGGAGCTGGTCCGGCTGGCCCACGACCGGGGGATCCGGGTCGTGGCCGACCTCGTCGTCAACCACACCAGCGACCAGCACCCGTGGTTCAAGGCCTCCCGGCAGGACGCCGACCCGGAGAAGAACCCCTACCGCGACTACTACATCTGGCGCTCCGAGGACCCCGGCGACACCTCCGATGAGGTGGTCTTCCCGGACGCTGAGGACTCGATCTGGACCCAGGACGACAAGACCGGCGAGTGGTACCTGCACCACTTCTACCGTCACCAGCCGGACCTCAACCTGGACAACCCGGCCGTCGTCGAGGAGCTGCTGCGAGCCGTCGGCTTCTGGCTGCAGGTGGGTTTCGACGGTTTCCGCGTCGACGGGGTGCCCTTCTTCGGCCAGATCGGGGAGAAGGAGGGGCCCGACACGGCGGTCGACCCGCACGCCTTCACCCGCGCCCTGCGGGACTTCCTCAACCGGCGCAAGGGCGACGCAGTGCTGCTCGGGGAGGTCAACCTGCCGTATGCGGAGCAGCTCGCCTTCTTCGGCGGAGAGTCGGCCGATGAGCTGCACATGCAGTTCGACTTCATCGGAATGCAGGCCACCTACCTGTCGCTGGCCCGCGGTGACGCCAGCCCGCTGGTCACCGCCCTGCAGGAGCGGCCGGTGCTGCACCGCTCCAGCCAGTGGGCGACCTTCCTGCGCAACCACGACGAGCTGACCCTGGACAAGCTCACCGAGCAGGAGCGCCAGGAGGTCTTCGCCGCCTTCGGGCCGGAGGAAGGTATGCAGGTCTACGGGCGCGGCCTGAAGCGTCGCCTGCCGCCGATGTTCCAGGGCGACCCGCGCCGGATTCGGATGGCCTACTCGCTGTTGTTCTCCCTTCCGGGCACGCCGACGCTCTACTTCGGCGAGGAGATCGGGATGGGCGAGGACCTGGAGGCGCCTGACCGGATGGCGGTGCGCACCCCCATGCAGTGGAGCGCCACGAAGAACGGCGGCTTCTCCTCCGCTCCCCCGTCCCGCCTGGTGCAGCGGGTCGTCCCCGACGGCTTCGGGCCCGAGCACGTCAACGTCCAGGACCAGCTGCACGACCCCGACTCGCTGCTGTCCTGGATGCGGCGGCTGATCGAGATCCGCAGGGCCTGCCCCGAGCTGGGCTGGGGCGAGCTAACCATCCTGCAGCACGACGCCGGGCCCGGAGTGCTCGCCCACCGGCTCTCCCTCGATGGCAGCGCGATCGTGACGCTGCACAACCTGGGTCAGGACCCGGTGACCGTGACCGTGCCGGTGGAGGGCTTCGGCGACGACCCCCAGGTCGTCGACCTGATGACCCATGAGGTCGTCGACTCCGCAGGCGCCCGCGCCCAGTCCTCGCTGGAGGGATACGGGCTGCGCTGGCTCCGTGTCCGGTCCGCCGGTGACCTGGCCGTGCCGTGA
- the metX gene encoding homoserine O-acetyltransferase MetX, producing MTLSRRRSQPVGDLALDSGQTLDGARVSYQTWGRLNEARDNAVLVLHALTGDSHVVGERGPDHPTPGWWPGLIGPGAPLDTDEWFVLAPAVLGGCRGTTGPSSPAPDGRPYGSSFPRITVRDQVRAESLLADALGIRSFALVVGGSAGGMRSLEWAVSYPGRVRRCVVLAAGARATADQIAWSVPQLNAIRLDPAFHGGDYYPGPGPRAGLEIARQIAHATYRSALELELRFGSQAQAGEDPLRGGRYAVQSYLEHHGKKLVRRFDANSYLVLTEAMTGHDIGRGRGGVEAALRRITAELTVGVVSSDRLFTPADGEVVATAPACRELAVIDSPYGHDAFLIETEQVFAIIRRALTGAPVPVPHRTASSTAASPSTGAATASRELRAAAVAAGPSLW from the coding sequence ATGACGCTGTCCCGTCGCCGCAGCCAGCCCGTGGGTGACCTGGCCCTCGACTCCGGGCAGACTCTGGATGGGGCGCGGGTCAGCTACCAGACCTGGGGGCGGCTGAACGAGGCCCGGGACAACGCGGTCCTCGTCCTGCACGCGCTCACCGGCGACAGCCACGTCGTCGGTGAGCGCGGGCCGGACCACCCCACGCCCGGCTGGTGGCCGGGGCTGATCGGGCCGGGCGCCCCGCTGGACACCGACGAGTGGTTCGTCCTCGCGCCGGCCGTCCTCGGCGGCTGCCGGGGCACCACCGGGCCCTCCTCGCCCGCCCCGGACGGCCGGCCCTACGGCAGCTCCTTCCCGCGCATCACGGTCCGCGACCAGGTGCGGGCCGAGTCGCTGCTGGCCGACGCCCTGGGCATCCGGTCCTTCGCCCTGGTGGTGGGTGGTTCCGCCGGGGGTATGCGCTCCCTGGAGTGGGCGGTCAGCTACCCGGGCCGCGTGCGCCGGTGCGTCGTGCTCGCCGCCGGCGCCCGGGCCACCGCCGACCAGATCGCGTGGTCGGTGCCGCAGCTGAACGCGATCCGTCTCGATCCCGCCTTCCACGGCGGCGACTACTACCCCGGCCCCGGGCCGCGGGCCGGCCTGGAGATCGCCCGGCAGATCGCGCACGCCACCTACCGCTCGGCCCTGGAGCTCGAGCTGCGCTTCGGTTCGCAGGCGCAGGCGGGTGAGGACCCGCTGCGCGGCGGAAGGTATGCCGTGCAGTCCTACCTTGAGCACCACGGCAAGAAGCTGGTGCGCCGGTTCGACGCCAACTCCTACCTGGTGCTCACCGAGGCGATGACCGGCCACGACATCGGCCGGGGACGCGGCGGGGTCGAGGCGGCGCTGCGCCGCATCACCGCCGAGCTGACCGTCGGCGTGGTGTCCAGCGACCGGCTGTTCACCCCGGCCGACGGTGAGGTCGTCGCCACCGCCCCGGCCTGTCGTGAGCTGGCCGTCATCGACTCCCCCTACGGCCACGACGCCTTCCTCATCGAGACCGAGCAGGTCTTCGCGATCATCCGCCGCGCCCTGACCGGCGCGCCGGTGCCGGTGCCTCACCGGACGGCGTCGTCGACGGCGGCGTCCCCGAGCACGGGCGCGGCCACCGCCTCCCGGGAGCTGCGGGCAGCAGCCGTGGCGGCCGGCCCAAGCCTCTGGTAG
- a CDS encoding PspC domain-containing protein has translation MHEHLTSPSHLDLGPTPGRTPDGSPPPLPGPVLNGPTTGQYPTDASSTGTPPNSGGAAGPRRAFQILRRSPVRRDASRGMLGGVCAGIARSTGFSVVAVRVIAVLAALLPGTVGGAYLLAWALLPDADGNVHAERAMLDGRPRSLVILGLGGIALIGMLSWAFNTWPLLIGAGIVILVLLNKLGRSRAPHHPHG, from the coding sequence ATGCACGAGCACCTCACCTCTCCCTCCCACCTCGACCTCGGACCCACGCCCGGCCGGACCCCCGATGGCAGTCCCCCACCCCTGCCCGGTCCTGTTCTCAACGGACCGACGACCGGCCAGTATCCGACCGACGCCAGCTCGACCGGCACACCTCCGAACAGCGGCGGCGCAGCCGGCCCCCGCCGAGCGTTCCAGATCCTGCGGCGCTCCCCGGTGCGCCGGGACGCCAGCCGGGGCATGTTGGGTGGCGTGTGCGCCGGCATCGCCCGGTCTACCGGCTTCTCGGTCGTCGCGGTCCGGGTGATCGCGGTGCTGGCGGCTCTGCTGCCCGGCACTGTCGGCGGCGCCTACCTTCTCGCCTGGGCGCTGCTGCCCGACGCGGACGGCAACGTCCACGCCGAACGGGCGATGCTTGACGGTCGACCCCGGTCGCTGGTGATCCTCGGACTGGGTGGGATCGCCCTCATCGGCATGCTCAGCTGGGCCTTCAACACCTGGCCGCTGCTGATCGGGGCAGGCATCGTCATCCTGGTGCTGCTGAACAAGCTGGGCCGCTCCAGGGCGCCCCACCACCCCCACGGCTGA
- a CDS encoding bifunctional o-acetylhomoserine/o-acetylserine sulfhydrylase encodes MTSYSDFTTRQIHAGQTPDSQTGARALPIYQTTSYVFEDADQAANRFALAELGPIYTRITNPTQEVVENRLVDLEGGVGALLTASGSSAITLAILNLAGAGDHIVSSPSLYGGTQNLFAHTLPKLGIEVSFVQDPTDPESWRAASRPNTKAFFGETISNPSGEVLDVRAVADVAHEEGVPLIVDSTIATPYLSRPIEHGADVIVHSATKYLGGHGTSIAGVIIDSGNFDYGVGDRFPGFTTPDPSYNGLVYAETLGKDGIFGANLSYILKARVQLLRDIGPAISPFNAFLIAQGIETLSLRLDKHVQNAQQVAQWLTGHDQVEHVVYAGLPDHPSHELAKKYLPKGPGAVLAFEIEGGVEAGKAFVSALQLHSNVANIGDVRSLVIHPASTTHSQLGEEALRAAGVTPGLVRLAVGIEGIEDILADLEVGFAAAAKVTQDARAA; translated from the coding sequence ATGACCAGCTACAGCGACTTCACCACCCGCCAGATCCACGCGGGCCAGACCCCCGACTCCCAGACCGGGGCGCGTGCGCTGCCGATCTACCAGACCACCTCCTACGTCTTCGAGGACGCCGACCAGGCCGCGAACCGGTTCGCGCTGGCCGAGCTCGGCCCGATCTATACCCGGATCACCAACCCGACCCAGGAGGTCGTGGAGAACCGGCTGGTCGACCTGGAGGGCGGGGTCGGCGCCCTGCTGACCGCCTCCGGGTCCTCGGCGATCACGCTGGCGATCCTCAACCTCGCCGGCGCTGGAGACCACATCGTCTCCTCCCCCAGCCTCTACGGCGGCACGCAGAACCTCTTCGCCCACACCCTGCCCAAGCTGGGCATCGAGGTGAGCTTCGTGCAGGACCCGACGGATCCGGAGTCCTGGCGTGCGGCCTCGCGGCCGAACACCAAGGCGTTCTTCGGTGAGACCATCTCCAACCCCAGCGGTGAGGTGCTCGATGTGCGGGCCGTGGCCGACGTCGCGCACGAGGAGGGCGTGCCGCTGATCGTGGACAGCACGATCGCCACCCCCTACCTGTCCCGCCCGATCGAGCACGGCGCGGACGTCATCGTGCACTCGGCGACGAAGTACCTCGGCGGTCACGGCACCTCGATCGCTGGCGTCATCATCGACAGCGGCAACTTCGACTACGGCGTCGGCGACAGGTTCCCCGGTTTCACCACCCCCGACCCGTCCTACAACGGGCTGGTCTACGCCGAGACGCTGGGCAAGGACGGCATCTTTGGCGCCAACCTGTCCTACATCCTCAAGGCCCGCGTGCAGCTGCTGCGTGACATCGGCCCGGCCATCTCCCCGTTCAACGCCTTCCTCATCGCGCAGGGCATCGAGACCCTGTCGCTGCGCCTGGACAAGCACGTGCAGAACGCCCAGCAGGTGGCGCAGTGGCTGACCGGCCACGACCAGGTCGAGCACGTGGTCTACGCCGGGCTGCCAGACCACCCCTCGCACGAACTGGCCAAGAAGTACCTGCCCAAGGGGCCCGGCGCGGTCCTGGCCTTCGAGATCGAGGGCGGCGTGGAGGCAGGCAAGGCGTTCGTCTCCGCACTGCAGCTGCACAGCAACGTCGCCAACATCGGTGACGTCCGCTCGCTGGTGATCCACCCGGCGTCGACCACGCACAGCCAGCTCGGCGAGGAGGCCCTGCGCGCCGCGGGGGTGACCCCCGGGCTGGTGCGGCTGGCCGTCGGCATCGAGGGGATCGAGGACATCCTGGCCGACCTGGAGGTCGGGTTCGCCGCCGCGGCGAAGGTCACGCAGGACGCCAGGGCGGCCTGA
- a CDS encoding SPFH domain-containing protein: protein MEPTTLIVWLVVALLVLFVVVAIARAIRIVPQATSVIVERLGKYDRSLDAGLHFLVPFVDRPRSVVDLREQVVSFPPQPVITSDNLVVSIDTVIYFQPTDPKAATYEIANYIQGIEQLTVTTLRNVIGSLDLEQTLTSRDMINGQLRGVLDEATGRWGIRVNRVELKAIDPPASVQDSMEKQMRAERDRRATILNAEGVKQSQILTAEGEKQAQILRAEGTAQSAILESQGEARAILQVFDAIHKGNPDSKLLAYQYLQMLPEIAKGDSNQMWVVPTELTAALSGIGKALGGGSGGGSDAGLDGPSLGLREDAGYTGLDDLDTPMLEDPKEALRRAREEAEDASRDAEGATKQRDGKAAEAAVAEAARKAKAAQQQRADADQDQARQLGQMPQQDQAVPDLPEQGQAEAAQPHTAHRDQPGATSWERPQGERKPWDQSQS, encoded by the coding sequence ATGGAACCAACCACCCTTATCGTCTGGCTCGTCGTCGCCCTTCTGGTGCTGTTCGTCGTCGTGGCGATCGCCCGGGCGATCCGCATCGTCCCGCAAGCAACCTCGGTCATCGTGGAGCGGCTGGGTAAGTACGACCGCAGCCTCGACGCCGGCCTGCACTTCCTGGTGCCCTTCGTGGACCGTCCCCGCTCGGTGGTCGACCTGCGCGAGCAGGTCGTCAGCTTCCCGCCGCAGCCGGTGATCACCAGCGACAACCTGGTCGTCTCGATCGACACCGTGATCTACTTCCAGCCGACCGACCCCAAGGCGGCCACCTACGAGATCGCCAACTACATCCAGGGCATCGAGCAGTTGACCGTCACCACGCTGCGTAACGTCATCGGCTCCCTGGACCTGGAGCAGACGCTGACCAGCCGCGACATGATCAACGGCCAGCTGCGCGGAGTGCTCGACGAGGCCACCGGCCGCTGGGGCATCCGCGTCAACCGCGTCGAGCTGAAGGCCATCGACCCGCCGGCCTCCGTGCAGGACTCGATGGAGAAGCAGATGCGCGCCGAGCGTGACCGCCGCGCGACCATCCTGAACGCCGAGGGTGTCAAGCAGAGCCAGATCCTCACCGCCGAGGGCGAGAAGCAGGCCCAGATCCTGCGCGCCGAGGGCACCGCCCAGTCGGCGATCCTGGAGTCCCAGGGTGAGGCCCGCGCGATCCTGCAGGTCTTCGACGCCATCCACAAGGGCAACCCCGACAGCAAGCTGCTGGCCTACCAGTACCTGCAGATGCTGCCCGAGATCGCCAAGGGCGACTCCAACCAGATGTGGGTCGTGCCCACCGAGCTCACCGCCGCCCTCTCGGGCATCGGCAAGGCCCTCGGCGGGGGCAGCGGCGGCGGCAGCGACGCCGGGCTCGACGGCCCGTCGCTCGGCCTTCGCGAGGACGCGGGCTACACCGGGCTGGACGACCTCGACACCCCCATGCTCGAGGACCCCAAGGAGGCGCTGCGCCGCGCCCGCGAAGAGGCTGAGGACGCCTCGCGCGACGCGGAGGGTGCCACCAAGCAGCGCGACGGCAAGGCGGCCGAGGCCGCCGTGGCCGAGGCCGCGCGCAAGGCCAAGGCTGCTCAGCAGCAGCGGGCCGACGCCGACCAGGATCAGGCCCGCCAGCTGGGGCAGATGCCGCAGCAGGACCAGGCCGTCCCCGACCTGCCTGAGCAGGGTCAGGCCGAGGCTGCGCAGCCGCACACCGCGCACCGTGACCAGCCGGGTGCGACCTCCTGGGAGCGCCCCCAGGGTGAGCGCAAGCCCTGGGACCAGAGCCAGAGCTGA
- a CDS encoding beta-propeller domain-containing protein, with amino-acid sequence MTTQPAHPRSTLILAVVAPLVAGLAACTPADIISPPAAGAGQLQPFDSCEELLGYFQEHALEEVGPWGLGSTPVWGWEDLAMVDGAGAEGGDSAAPESAADGDAGAGVDFSGTNNQVEGVEEPDLLQTDGEIILTVRSGRLVVVDAASAEKVGEVRLPQRGEGGQTELLLDRTTRRALVLTQEWAAGGVGFAVDGMVTRPAYSPERTVLTLVDLADPTAPTVIGGMRLEGSYRSARMHDGTARVVMVTAPPGLTFVQPRDGSLVAEESAEAANRRIIEESTLDAWLPHLQLLTATGSGVSELAVPCEEVARPPEFSGLSTMAVLTFDVSGDPRPTSATGLVATGSTVYASTDRLVVATSAWDAWPTGFADNLGGSDVGWPGGGGGEQVSTSLHTFDLGQEGGTDYLASGRVPGRLLNQFALDESEGVIRVATTMEATQKTPSSSSLVMLAEQGRELVQTGRVDDLGLTERIYAVRYLSPDLAAVVTFRETDPLYLVDTSDPAAPVVAGELKIPGYSAYLHPVGEGLLLGLGQDATEDGRTTGLQLSLFDVSDPADPALVSQVHWEDHHSAAEHDHRAFRYWAPTGQVFVPSEAWHRDSSWTGVVSAQVQGAQVLRGPDLRVGGSDDTSWEYALRTIVVDEQLWVLGESTLRAVDLATLEELARVSL; translated from the coding sequence ATGACGACACAGCCCGCCCACCCCCGCAGCACCCTCATCCTCGCGGTGGTCGCACCGCTGGTCGCCGGGCTCGCGGCCTGCACCCCGGCCGACATCATCTCCCCGCCTGCGGCGGGAGCGGGCCAGCTGCAGCCCTTCGACTCCTGCGAGGAGCTGCTCGGTTATTTCCAGGAGCACGCGCTGGAGGAGGTCGGCCCCTGGGGGCTTGGGTCCACACCCGTATGGGGATGGGAGGACCTGGCCATGGTCGACGGGGCCGGTGCGGAGGGGGGTGACTCTGCGGCGCCGGAATCAGCCGCGGACGGTGACGCCGGAGCCGGGGTGGACTTCTCCGGCACCAACAACCAGGTCGAGGGCGTTGAGGAGCCAGACCTGCTCCAGACCGACGGCGAGATCATCCTCACCGTGCGCTCGGGTCGCCTGGTCGTGGTGGACGCGGCCAGCGCCGAGAAGGTGGGCGAGGTCCGGCTGCCCCAGCGTGGCGAGGGCGGGCAGACCGAGCTGCTGCTGGACCGCACGACTCGCCGAGCCCTGGTGCTCACCCAGGAGTGGGCGGCGGGCGGGGTGGGCTTCGCCGTGGACGGCATGGTCACCCGACCCGCCTACAGCCCCGAGCGGACCGTGCTCACCCTGGTGGACCTGGCCGACCCCACGGCCCCCACGGTCATCGGGGGTATGCGGCTGGAGGGCAGCTACCGCTCGGCCCGGATGCATGACGGCACCGCCCGGGTGGTGATGGTCACCGCGCCGCCGGGGCTGACCTTCGTCCAACCCCGCGACGGGAGCCTGGTCGCGGAGGAGTCGGCCGAGGCCGCCAACCGGCGGATCATCGAGGAGTCGACCCTGGACGCGTGGCTGCCGCACCTGCAGCTCCTCACCGCGACCGGGTCGGGCGTGAGCGAGCTGGCCGTGCCGTGCGAGGAGGTCGCCCGGCCGCCGGAGTTCTCCGGGCTCTCCACCATGGCCGTGCTCACCTTCGACGTGTCCGGGGACCCGCGTCCGACCTCGGCGACCGGCCTGGTCGCCACCGGCTCCACCGTCTACGCCTCGACGGACCGCCTGGTCGTCGCGACCTCCGCCTGGGACGCGTGGCCGACCGGGTTTGCGGACAACCTGGGCGGCAGCGACGTGGGCTGGCCCGGGGGCGGTGGCGGGGAGCAGGTCAGCACCTCGCTGCATACCTTCGACCTGGGGCAGGAGGGGGGCACGGACTACCTGGCGTCCGGGCGCGTGCCGGGCCGGTTGCTCAACCAGTTCGCGCTGGACGAGAGCGAGGGGGTGATCCGGGTGGCGACCACAATGGAGGCCACCCAGAAAACCCCCTCGAGCAGCTCGCTGGTCATGCTCGCCGAGCAGGGCCGGGAGCTGGTGCAGACCGGACGCGTGGACGACCTCGGGCTCACCGAGCGGATCTATGCCGTGCGCTACCTCTCCCCCGACCTGGCGGCCGTGGTGACCTTCCGGGAGACCGACCCCCTCTACCTGGTCGACACCTCCGACCCCGCCGCACCCGTGGTCGCGGGCGAGCTGAAGATCCCCGGTTACTCGGCCTACCTTCATCCCGTCGGCGAGGGCCTTCTGCTGGGACTGGGCCAGGACGCGACGGAGGACGGTCGGACCACCGGCCTGCAGCTCTCGCTCTTCGACGTCTCCGACCCGGCAGACCCCGCCCTGGTCTCCCAGGTGCACTGGGAGGACCACCACTCCGCCGCCGAGCACGACCACCGCGCCTTCCGCTACTGGGCGCCGACCGGGCAGGTGTTCGTGCCCAGCGAGGCCTGGCACCGGGACTCCAGCTGGACGGGGGTGGTCAGCGCGCAGGTGCAGGGTGCCCAGGTGCTCCGGGGGCCCGACCTGCGGGTGGGCGGGTCGGACGACACCAGCTGGGAGTATGCCCTGCGGACCATCGTCGTCGATGAGCAGTTGTGGGTGCTGGGTGAGTCCACCCTCCGGGCCGTGGACCTGGCCACCCTGGAGGAGCTGGCCAGGGTCTCGCTGTGA
- a CDS encoding NfeD family protein: protein MDWLRDSQWLWWVGAALAFGIVEMNTLDLIFLMLALGALVAAIAAGVGIPLVLQVLIFGLSAGLFVVALRPVALKYWKLEGKGDPTLGIEGHIGQTATVLEEVTDRSGLIKLRGETWSSRAELEGTHYAPGELVTVVKIDGATAVVTAAPPEDKPFDAPPHD, encoded by the coding sequence ATGGACTGGTTGCGCGACTCTCAGTGGCTGTGGTGGGTCGGGGCCGCCCTGGCCTTCGGCATCGTCGAGATGAACACTCTCGACCTCATCTTCCTCATGCTCGCGCTCGGGGCCCTCGTCGCAGCGATCGCGGCGGGCGTCGGGATCCCGCTGGTCCTGCAGGTGCTCATCTTCGGCCTCTCGGCCGGTCTGTTCGTTGTCGCCCTGCGGCCGGTGGCTCTGAAGTACTGGAAGCTGGAGGGCAAGGGCGACCCCACGCTCGGCATCGAGGGTCACATCGGTCAGACAGCGACCGTGCTTGAGGAGGTCACCGACCGGTCCGGCCTGATCAAGCTGCGCGGCGAGACCTGGAGCTCGCGCGCCGAACTGGAGGGCACTCACTACGCGCCCGGTGAGCTGGTGACCGTGGTGAAGATCGACGGCGCCACCGCCGTGGTCACCGCGGCACCCCCGGAGGACAAGCCCTTCGACGCCCCTCCCCACGACTGA